In Candidatus Babeliales bacterium, the DNA window CTACAAAAAAAAGAATAAATGCAAAATAATTTTCGGGCATTAAAATCGTAAATCCTAAAATCACCGCTGCTTCGACCATACGGTCAGAAATCAGATCAATATAAGCACCAACTTTTTGAGTATTATTTGTTAGTCTTGCAATGGTACCATCCATAACGTCACATAAGCCGGAAAATAATAATAGCATCAACGCGAGATATAAATAATTGCCAGCAATCGCGCAGCCAGAAAAAACACCGCTTATAAAAGCAAGCGCGGTTATTTTGTTTGGTGTGAAAAATTTAAAATACGTTGTTTCTCCAACAAAATTAAATAATGGCTGTATATAATAACGAAGTTCTGCTTCTATCATGCAATTTCCTTTAAAATTTCTATCTTGATGTTTGTTTTAGATT includes these proteins:
- a CDS encoding CDP-alcohol phosphatidyltransferase family protein, giving the protein MIEAELRYYIQPLFNFVGETTYFKFFTPNKITALAFISGVFSGCAIAGNYLYLALMLLLFSGLCDVMDGTIARLTNNTQKVGAYIDLISDRMVEAAVILGFTILMPENYFAFILFFVAVLFHFTTFLATSVLYDNQSEKSIYYDHSLVERAEAFLVFSLMLLFPIYSFSLLMIFNTIVFFDGLARFYRIISLSK